A region of Pyxidicoccus parkwaysis DNA encodes the following proteins:
- a CDS encoding alpha/beta hydrolase, producing MWGLGVVLLAAVGVLGLKAFRTYRYQAAVLHPAPSSAVVPEELKDPRLRDVTLTTPRGLEIRGWYIPPTRGSAIVFLHGSPSTRLDLAREAAALSRHGHGVLLIDMPGHGESQGPPTWGAEHRAALESALDFLSHQPDVDASRIGVFGFSMGCAVAVRVAAGDQRIAALALAGAYTRLEDQLRYEFRSWGPVTYLPAIAANRDAGLPVDELRNEDYVPHLSPRPVLYIAGTADQAVPPSMAERLYALSGEPRELYLVQGAGHGHYADAGGDAYLAKVCAFFDKALAPHA from the coding sequence ATGTGGGGACTCGGGGTGGTGTTGCTCGCGGCGGTGGGAGTGCTGGGGCTCAAGGCCTTCCGGACGTACCGCTACCAGGCGGCCGTGCTGCACCCCGCTCCCTCGTCCGCCGTGGTGCCCGAGGAACTGAAGGACCCGAGGCTGCGCGACGTGACGCTGACGACTCCGCGGGGGCTGGAGATTCGCGGATGGTACATACCGCCCACGCGCGGCTCGGCCATCGTCTTCCTGCACGGCTCACCGTCCACGCGACTCGACCTCGCGCGCGAGGCGGCGGCGCTGTCACGGCACGGGCATGGCGTGCTGCTCATCGACATGCCGGGCCACGGTGAGAGCCAGGGGCCGCCCACCTGGGGCGCCGAGCACCGTGCCGCGCTGGAGAGCGCGCTCGACTTCCTCTCACACCAGCCCGACGTGGATGCCTCGCGCATCGGCGTCTTCGGCTTCTCCATGGGCTGTGCGGTGGCGGTGCGCGTGGCCGCTGGCGACCAGCGCATCGCGGCCCTTGCGCTGGCTGGTGCCTATACGCGACTGGAGGACCAGCTCCGCTACGAGTTCCGCTCGTGGGGTCCTGTGACGTACCTGCCGGCCATCGCCGCCAATCGGGACGCGGGGCTACCGGTGGACGAGCTTCGCAACGAGGACTACGTGCCCCACCTATCGCCGAGGCCGGTGCTCTACATCGCGGGGACGGCGGACCAGGCTGTGCCGCCGTCCATGGCGGAGCGGCTCTACGCGCTCTCCGGCGAGCCGCGGGAGCTGTACCTCGTCCAGGGCGCGGGGCACGGGCACTACGCGGACGCGGGCGGAGACGCGTACCTCGCCAAGGTGTGCGCCTTCTTCGACAAGGCGCTGGCACCCCACGCATGA
- a CDS encoding alpha/beta fold hydrolase, translating to MSVNVARQASVVVPEPGVTESSLPQAIAFGPEVRRLFGWYHAPREMTPRHLGVVLCNPLGYEAMPAHRTYRHLAARLADAGFPVLRFDYDGTGDSSGYDDEPDRVATWRASIGTAIDELKRRSGFSNVCLFGLRLGGLFALTTASEREDVRALMLWAAPATGRTYVRELRAFRQLKEKDSVGPPRETPTPGEEIAGYLLRPDTAENLSGLRPLDAPTRAVRRALLIGRDDLPGAEAQISKHLTACGVEVSVPSVPGYSAAMRDAEFTELPEAALGTMVEWLRNADAAEDSAPASKATSAAAGASESVLACVAPGGAVVRERAVRFGKDGRLFGIVAEPSSEPPSPNRVGVLFVSVGANHRTGPNRMHVTLSRELAGRGYVAMRLDIAGVGDSPPAPGGREHPLYSKASVRDIQEAMDWLGNAYGMRRYVVASLCSGAFLTFHASVQDERVAGQVLINPQTFVWRTGDSLVIKQREQRPAYETSFKSTRFYRGAVLRKETWRRLLRGEIQVRRIARELLSRAVKRAQTLPLPGPLQGSEQREHLAVRRSFSDLVDRGVKSLLVYSANDGGLDVIERYLGPRGRRLAHKPNFRMEVVEGPDHTFTPLWSQVYLASLILEFITTNFG from the coding sequence ATGAGCGTCAACGTCGCGCGACAGGCTTCCGTCGTGGTTCCGGAGCCCGGTGTCACGGAGAGCAGCCTGCCCCAGGCCATCGCCTTTGGTCCCGAGGTGCGCCGCCTCTTCGGCTGGTACCACGCTCCTCGCGAGATGACGCCACGCCACCTGGGCGTCGTGTTGTGCAACCCGCTCGGCTACGAGGCAATGCCGGCGCACCGCACGTACCGCCACCTCGCGGCCCGGCTCGCCGATGCCGGCTTCCCGGTCCTTCGCTTCGACTACGACGGCACCGGTGATTCGAGTGGCTACGACGACGAGCCGGACCGTGTTGCGACCTGGCGCGCGAGCATCGGCACCGCCATCGACGAGCTGAAGCGGCGCTCGGGATTTTCGAATGTCTGTCTCTTCGGCTTGAGGCTGGGCGGACTGTTCGCGCTCACCACGGCGTCGGAGCGCGAGGACGTGCGGGCCCTGATGCTGTGGGCCGCTCCGGCCACGGGCCGTACCTACGTGCGCGAGCTGCGCGCGTTCCGGCAGCTCAAGGAGAAGGACTCCGTCGGTCCTCCGCGCGAGACCCCCACGCCGGGCGAGGAGATTGCGGGGTACCTGCTGCGTCCTGACACGGCGGAGAATCTGTCGGGTCTTCGACCACTGGATGCTCCGACGCGCGCGGTGCGACGGGCGTTGCTCATCGGGCGGGATGACCTGCCCGGCGCGGAGGCCCAGATTTCGAAGCACCTGACGGCCTGTGGCGTGGAGGTCTCCGTGCCATCGGTTCCGGGCTACTCCGCCGCGATGCGGGATGCGGAGTTCACGGAACTGCCGGAGGCGGCGCTCGGCACGATGGTGGAGTGGCTGCGCAACGCGGATGCCGCCGAGGATTCCGCTCCCGCGTCGAAGGCGACTTCCGCCGCCGCGGGTGCATCTGAAAGCGTCCTGGCCTGCGTTGCTCCCGGTGGGGCCGTGGTGCGAGAGCGGGCGGTGCGCTTCGGGAAGGACGGGCGACTCTTCGGCATCGTCGCCGAGCCTTCCTCGGAACCGCCTTCCCCGAACCGGGTGGGCGTGCTGTTCGTCTCGGTGGGCGCCAACCACCGCACCGGTCCCAACCGGATGCACGTGACGCTGTCTCGCGAGCTGGCGGGCCGGGGCTATGTAGCGATGCGGCTCGACATCGCTGGCGTCGGCGACAGCCCGCCCGCTCCGGGTGGGCGTGAGCACCCGCTGTACTCGAAGGCCTCCGTCCGCGACATCCAGGAGGCCATGGATTGGCTGGGCAACGCCTACGGGATGCGGCGCTACGTGGTCGCCTCACTGTGCTCCGGCGCGTTCCTCACATTCCACGCGAGCGTCCAGGACGAGCGCGTCGCGGGTCAGGTCCTCATCAACCCGCAGACGTTCGTCTGGCGGACGGGCGACTCGCTCGTCATCAAGCAGCGCGAGCAGCGGCCCGCCTACGAGACGTCCTTCAAGTCCACGCGCTTCTACCGCGGCGCCGTCCTCCGCAAGGAAACGTGGCGCCGCCTACTGCGAGGGGAAATCCAGGTGCGCCGCATCGCGCGCGAGCTCCTCTCCCGCGCCGTGAAGCGCGCCCAGACGTTGCCGCTGCCCGGTCCGCTCCAGGGCTCCGAGCAGCGCGAGCACCTGGCCGTCCGTCGCTCCTTCTCCGACCTCGTGGACCGGGGTGTGAAGTCCCTGCTCGTGTACAGCGCCAACGACGGTGGACTGGACGTCATCGAGCGCTACCTCGGGCCTCGCGGGCGGAGGCTCGCGCACAAGCCCAACTTCCGCATGGAGGTGGTGGAAGGCCCCGACCACACCTTCACGCCGCTCTGGTCCCAGGTCTACCTGGCCAGCCTCATCCTCGAGTTCATCACCACGAACTTCGGCTGA